Proteins found in one Candidatus Effluviviaceae Genus I sp. genomic segment:
- a CDS encoding FtsQ-type POTRA domain-containing protein, producing MMPSHAVPRAATPATPLPALPPRRGTRLPRPHRSVVMAAAVVLAVGMSVAVSNASRWGRTASSFHLAQVDVLGNLVLTDAEVVALSGLEMGTNLLTVSTREVEEAVRRSPRVRRVRASRALPDRLIVTLDETVPVAMVSVAPGKALEVSMHGELLPAVERSAFVDVPLITGAESDGGRPPAPEDLRDALELIVKAKESAPLLAAEMSEVKIAPGSGLVIYTVADGAEIRVGSGALDARGMRRLAMVLSDLRSRGVKAESIDMRFRDQIVVRPARDAARGRV from the coding sequence GTGATGCCTTCGCACGCCGTTCCACGCGCCGCCACGCCGGCGACTCCGCTGCCCGCGCTGCCGCCGCGCCGCGGGACCCGCCTGCCCCGCCCGCACCGCTCGGTCGTCATGGCGGCGGCCGTCGTGCTCGCGGTGGGGATGAGCGTGGCGGTGTCGAACGCCTCGCGCTGGGGCAGGACCGCGTCGTCGTTCCACCTGGCGCAGGTGGACGTGCTGGGCAACCTCGTGTTGACGGACGCGGAGGTCGTCGCGCTCTCCGGGCTCGAGATGGGGACGAACCTGCTCACGGTGAGCACCAGGGAGGTGGAGGAGGCGGTGCGCCGGTCCCCGCGCGTGCGCCGCGTGCGGGCGTCGCGGGCGCTGCCGGACCGGCTCATCGTCACGCTCGACGAGACGGTCCCGGTGGCCATGGTCTCGGTCGCGCCGGGGAAGGCCCTCGAGGTCTCGATGCACGGGGAGCTGCTCCCGGCCGTCGAGCGGAGCGCGTTCGTCGACGTGCCGCTCATCACGGGCGCCGAGTCCGACGGCGGCCGACCGCCCGCGCCCGAGGACCTCAGGGACGCGCTGGAGCTCATCGTCAAGGCGAAGGAATCCGCTCCGCTCCTCGCGGCGGAGATGTCGGAAGTGAAGATCGCGCCGGGGTCGGGTCTGGTCATCTACACGGTAGCCGACGGGGCAGAGATCAGAGTTGGCTCCGGCGCTCTGGACGCACGCGGCATGAGGCGTCTCGCCATGGTGCTGTCGGACCTGAGGTCGAGGGGCGTCAAGGCCGAGTCGATAGACATGCGGTTTCGGGACCAGATCGTCGTGAGACCCGCGCGGGACGCGGCGCGCGGTCGCGTCTAG